The following coding sequences are from one Luteolibacter yonseiensis window:
- a CDS encoding vWA domain-containing protein has product MPTLANPLGLLALLGIPAVLAIHFLQRKAIELPVSTLFLLERTRRDAASGRRLERIIPSVPLWMQLLAILLLAWFLAEPRLQKEGSVQRIAVVLDSSASMGVFKKEGIERLSAVLPGFQGPASAIEFTVIESAPGRPRVYAGESLDELKTALEKWQPLDGLTDPTQALRLARSLVAREGTVIYLTDTPAESLPFGARILAVGEAIANVGFTGVSFSTEEGSLVWKALVRNYSKTPVDRTWSLQTSNGSTEPRSFRLEGGALVTLQSAFPEGAGNVRLVLSPDRFTLDDTLPLVAPQPKKIELFTATSPAFADLTAKLLEALDHAASTNDAATADLAITSYDPLDPVPPKGNSIVFVEDSTRTGAYLKGGIVAEAGPLLDGLNWQSLLVRETIQLERLPSDSVLLWQEKRPLIFLREKPATDKQPATRQLCFNFDLRLSNAENQPAFIVLLHRFAESIRAAKVSPSRLNLETGQPLRITSLPGVPLEATVTDPVGKKLPVPASLMHAPATPGFLTIRQNETTLLDAAVSFADTREADFSACGKSGAVTDASQSGIRRHTQPDPLWRVWIILLITALLVSWRFNTRKTATA; this is encoded by the coding sequence ATGCCCACTCTCGCCAATCCTCTCGGACTCCTCGCCCTGCTCGGCATCCCCGCCGTGCTGGCGATCCATTTTCTCCAGAGGAAGGCCATCGAACTGCCTGTTTCGACACTTTTTCTTCTGGAACGCACCCGGCGCGACGCGGCGAGCGGCAGACGGCTCGAGCGCATCATTCCTTCCGTGCCATTATGGATGCAGTTGTTGGCGATCCTCCTGCTCGCGTGGTTCCTCGCCGAACCCCGTTTGCAAAAGGAGGGCAGCGTCCAGCGGATCGCCGTGGTGCTGGACTCCTCCGCTTCCATGGGTGTTTTCAAAAAAGAAGGAATCGAACGGCTGTCCGCGGTGCTGCCGGGTTTCCAAGGTCCCGCCTCGGCCATCGAGTTCACGGTCATCGAGTCCGCTCCCGGCCGGCCCCGGGTTTATGCGGGAGAATCATTGGATGAACTGAAAACGGCATTGGAAAAGTGGCAGCCGCTGGATGGACTGACCGATCCCACCCAGGCCCTCCGCCTCGCCCGTTCGCTCGTGGCCCGCGAGGGAACGGTGATCTACCTGACAGACACACCCGCCGAATCGCTGCCGTTCGGCGCCCGGATTCTCGCGGTTGGAGAAGCCATCGCCAACGTCGGATTCACCGGAGTCAGCTTCTCCACGGAGGAAGGTTCTCTCGTTTGGAAAGCTTTGGTAAGGAACTATTCGAAAACCCCCGTGGATCGCACATGGTCGCTGCAAACTTCCAACGGCAGCACGGAACCGCGGTCCTTCCGCCTTGAAGGCGGGGCCTTGGTCACCCTTCAGAGCGCTTTTCCCGAGGGGGCCGGAAATGTAAGGCTCGTCTTGTCCCCCGACAGGTTCACTCTGGACGACACCCTGCCGCTGGTCGCCCCCCAGCCGAAAAAAATCGAACTCTTCACCGCGACCTCTCCGGCCTTCGCCGATCTGACTGCGAAACTCCTTGAGGCGCTGGACCATGCGGCATCGACGAACGATGCCGCCACGGCGGATCTTGCGATCACCTCATATGACCCGTTGGACCCGGTGCCACCAAAAGGGAATTCCATCGTATTCGTGGAAGACAGCACCCGTACCGGAGCCTACCTCAAGGGAGGCATCGTCGCGGAGGCGGGCCCGCTGCTCGACGGACTCAACTGGCAGTCGTTGCTCGTCCGCGAGACCATCCAGCTCGAAAGGCTGCCCAGCGATAGCGTGCTGCTGTGGCAGGAGAAGCGGCCGTTGATCTTCCTCAGGGAAAAACCCGCGACCGACAAGCAACCCGCAACCCGGCAGCTTTGTTTCAATTTCGATCTCCGTCTTTCCAATGCCGAAAACCAACCGGCGTTCATCGTCCTGCTGCACCGCTTCGCCGAGTCCATCCGTGCTGCCAAGGTTTCGCCATCAAGGCTGAACCTGGAAACCGGCCAACCCCTGCGGATCACCAGCCTTCCCGGTGTTCCCCTTGAAGCGACGGTCACCGATCCGGTGGGGAAAAAACTCCCGGTTCCCGCCTCACTCATGCACGCGCCCGCCACGCCAGGTTTCCTGACGATCCGTCAGAACGAAACCACCCTGCTCGACGCGGCGGTCTCCTTCGCGGATACACGTGAGGCGGACTTCTCCGCCTGTGGAAAATCCGGTGCCGTCACGGACGCCAGCCAGTCCGGCATCCGGCGCCACACCCAACCTGATCCCCTCTGGCGTGTCTGGATCATCCTTTTGATCACCGCGCTGCTGGTATCATGGAGATTCAACACCCGCAAAACCGCCACCGCATGA
- a CDS encoding vWA domain-containing protein — protein sequence MTFTAPEYFLLIPALALAGWFWRGLKLHAPLRAALMVLAIVALAEPVIRHQQNSLDLYVLLDRSDSTEDLIDKGLPEWEKLLESSKPGHRDTLHFINYATEVAEMGADGSSFTGSRKLTQTGLALQSIAAQTDEKRPSRVLVFTDGYSTEPLQEASGQLQARGIPLDFRLIREEKENDFRIARIGFPERVQVGEPFLISITVRGAADGVVPLILRRNGQTLTESSVTLANGIGTVEFTDRIARGGGFEYQAEIRPENDAHPGNNRATRWIEITGGPRILLATRYQDDPVAKALTAMNFTVETVSDPSALKPGLLAGARAVILNNVPAHEIPSDFMKSLDFFVREQGGGLMMAGGDHSFGSGGYFQSPIDALLPVSMELKSEHRKLAVALAVVMDRSGSMSVEVGGGRTKMDLANSGAANAIDLLGPLDQVAVFAVDSEPTTTIPLTTVGNRKPELMARTRKIRSAGGGIFVYNGLKAAWDELKKSPAGTRHVILFSDAQDSEEPGDYKNLIKEMTDNSASLSVIGLGTDKDVDSALLVDVAKRGNGRIFFSDQPMDIPRIFAQETVTIARSAFIKEPVGAQATGRWSEISPKAIDWFKQADGYNLSYAREDATVSLVSTDEYLAPLVAHTRRGLGRSAAVSFPLGGEFSETARNWPGYGDFLQTMGRFLMGEDTPPGIALRHRLDGTRLTLDLLYDTSLWSQKLSAMPPKVRLQDDIGGATLDLPWRRIAPGHFSLTRDLDEGSIVRGAVQVGGNALQFGPLSVGSSVEWSFDPERLAELRTVSNQTGGRELLDISKAWQRPPFVAETSLRLPLGIALVLLTLAEALLTRTGWKMPMLALPRRAPAAKIGKIVKQKPLPVKEVTPSPEVESETSPAVPPEESSRSARFQRAKERK from the coding sequence ATGACCTTCACCGCTCCGGAATACTTCCTCCTCATCCCCGCGCTCGCTCTGGCGGGGTGGTTCTGGCGCGGACTGAAGCTGCACGCGCCGTTGCGGGCTGCCCTGATGGTCCTTGCGATCGTCGCATTGGCGGAGCCGGTGATCCGGCATCAGCAGAACTCGCTGGATCTTTACGTTCTCCTGGACCGTTCCGATTCGACCGAAGATCTCATCGATAAAGGGCTGCCGGAATGGGAGAAGCTGTTGGAATCGTCCAAACCCGGCCACCGCGACACCCTTCATTTCATCAACTACGCCACGGAGGTCGCGGAAATGGGTGCGGACGGTTCGTCATTCACCGGGTCGCGCAAGCTCACGCAAACAGGGCTTGCCCTGCAATCCATCGCCGCACAAACCGATGAAAAACGTCCTTCGCGCGTGCTGGTCTTCACAGACGGTTATTCCACGGAGCCGCTCCAGGAAGCTTCCGGACAGTTGCAGGCACGCGGAATCCCGTTGGATTTCCGTCTGATCCGTGAGGAAAAGGAGAACGATTTCCGGATCGCACGCATCGGGTTTCCGGAGCGGGTTCAGGTGGGAGAACCGTTTTTGATCTCCATCACTGTCCGGGGAGCGGCGGATGGAGTGGTTCCCCTGATTTTGAGACGGAACGGGCAGACGTTGACCGAGTCGTCGGTCACACTCGCCAACGGCATCGGCACGGTGGAATTCACCGACCGCATCGCCCGTGGCGGCGGCTTCGAATACCAGGCTGAGATCCGCCCCGAAAACGACGCCCATCCGGGAAACAACCGGGCCACGCGCTGGATCGAGATCACCGGCGGCCCGCGCATCCTGCTGGCGACACGCTATCAGGATGACCCGGTCGCCAAGGCTCTGACGGCGATGAACTTCACGGTTGAAACCGTGAGTGACCCGTCCGCGTTGAAACCCGGACTTCTGGCCGGAGCACGGGCCGTGATCCTGAACAACGTGCCGGCCCATGAGATTCCCTCAGATTTCATGAAATCGCTGGATTTCTTCGTGCGCGAACAGGGTGGCGGCCTGATGATGGCTGGCGGGGACCATTCCTTCGGCTCCGGAGGATACTTCCAGTCCCCCATCGATGCCCTGTTGCCGGTGTCCATGGAGCTGAAGTCCGAACATCGCAAACTGGCGGTGGCGCTGGCCGTCGTGATGGACCGCTCCGGCTCGATGAGTGTCGAGGTCGGTGGCGGCAGGACCAAGATGGATCTCGCCAACTCCGGAGCGGCAAATGCCATCGATCTGCTGGGACCGCTGGACCAGGTCGCCGTGTTCGCCGTCGACAGCGAGCCGACGACGACGATTCCTTTGACAACCGTTGGCAACAGGAAACCCGAACTGATGGCGAGAACCCGCAAGATCCGTTCGGCAGGAGGCGGCATCTTCGTTTACAACGGACTCAAGGCCGCATGGGACGAGTTGAAAAAATCACCGGCGGGCACACGGCACGTCATCCTGTTTTCCGACGCGCAGGATTCAGAGGAACCGGGCGACTACAAGAATCTCATCAAGGAAATGACGGACAACAGCGCGTCCCTCTCCGTCATCGGACTGGGTACGGACAAGGATGTGGATTCCGCCCTTCTCGTCGATGTCGCGAAACGCGGAAACGGCCGGATCTTCTTTTCAGACCAGCCGATGGACATCCCCCGGATCTTCGCACAGGAAACCGTCACCATCGCCAGGTCCGCTTTCATCAAGGAGCCTGTCGGTGCCCAGGCGACCGGACGCTGGTCGGAGATCTCTCCGAAAGCCATCGACTGGTTCAAACAGGCGGACGGCTACAACCTCTCTTACGCCCGTGAGGATGCGACGGTTTCGCTGGTCTCCACGGACGAATATCTCGCGCCGCTGGTAGCCCACACACGACGCGGACTGGGAAGGAGCGCGGCGGTTTCATTTCCCCTGGGAGGAGAATTTTCGGAAACTGCCAGAAACTGGCCTGGCTACGGGGACTTTCTGCAGACGATGGGACGTTTCCTGATGGGCGAGGACACTCCGCCGGGCATCGCCCTGCGGCATCGCCTGGATGGCACGAGACTCACCCTCGACCTGCTCTACGATACCTCGCTGTGGTCTCAAAAACTTTCCGCTATGCCTCCGAAGGTCCGGCTGCAGGACGACATCGGCGGCGCCACGCTCGATCTGCCATGGAGGAGGATCGCACCGGGTCATTTCTCTCTGACACGCGATCTGGACGAGGGCAGCATCGTGCGCGGGGCAGTACAGGTGGGGGGGAACGCATTGCAGTTCGGCCCGTTGAGTGTCGGCTCATCCGTCGAATGGTCGTTCGACCCCGAACGGCTGGCGGAGTTGCGCACGGTTTCCAATCAGACCGGCGGCCGCGAGCTGCTGGATATTTCAAAAGCCTGGCAGCGGCCTCCTTTTGTCGCAGAGACTTCGCTGCGCCTCCCATTGGGGATCGCACTGGTGCTGCTCACGCTGGCGGAGGCCCTGCTCACGAGGACAGGGTGGAAAATGCCCATGCTCGCACTGCCCCGGCGGGCACCGGCTGCAAAGATCGGGAAGATCGTGAAACAGAAACCCCTCCCTGTGAAGGAGGTGACTCCCTCCCCCGAGGTGGAATCCGAAACAAGCCCCGCAGTCCCGCCGGAAGAGTCGTCGAGAAGCGCGCGGTTCCAGCGCGCAAAGGAGAGAAAATGA
- a CDS encoding peptidylprolyl isomerase — MSRRSLSLLSVLTVCGSSFGMAATEVPAPAAPTDLKVKALGINSFQLTWKDNSTNELGWEILAAVGKTTPKRYRMYVKPNATSLVLVTNELAGKTLSFQIRAYNGATALEKFSKPTAIVSATALKSKTTGAPTNLVVKSIEDGSVHLGWKDNSTAEAGYVIEYKETSAKKWTAMSADPGIQFNVPVPKLEPTKKYSFRVRGAVGNPLKYTAYTNQVSATTVAFQAPTGLVVQPVAEGEFSFKWKDNTTAEAGYELQYKGPDDTKFTPLDPYSSDTTSIPSVPGATPNGTYQFQLRAFRFVGSTKTYTGFTPVVSAKANPLIAPTDLVSSLPTDTSVTLTWKSASKVATGYQIQYREVGATDFKSVSTGKVLTYKVDKLVSGKTYEFKVRSNVGEEYSTFTGTAQGLTKHGFISELNPPILTGNQFLYSIQTSFPTGITNMTVTGLPAGLVYNSTSRTISGKLTTAGTYTVTLKVTFSDGTVSTRSLVLTSVGTKPIILPPHITVVSVPLTKPQTVPLTGRFADLDTHEAVRVTTTKGVFDVILYPDSTPKTVENFFKYVDAKSYENSFIHRSPANFVVQGGGYTHTTADGFKSIPTFGTVVNEPGLSNVRGTIAMAKVGGQPNSATSQFFVNVVDSLGLDSDNGGFTVFGRVPSSGMTVVDNINDLPTADYNITVGANVVPLTDLPVDAPTAPAVLDPAQLVKITSVVDAPILTYSVLPQDSSIATAVLDGTNVVITAVSKGSTTIQVTATDLDGLSVSQYIPVTVP; from the coding sequence ATGTCCAGACGCTCTCTTTCCTTGCTATCCGTTCTCACCGTGTGCGGCTCCTCCTTTGGCATGGCTGCCACGGAGGTCCCAGCTCCCGCAGCGCCAACCGATCTGAAGGTGAAAGCCTTGGGAATCAACTCGTTCCAGCTCACTTGGAAAGACAATTCCACGAACGAGCTCGGTTGGGAGATTCTTGCCGCAGTCGGAAAGACGACTCCGAAACGTTACCGGATGTATGTGAAGCCGAACGCCACTTCGCTCGTGCTCGTGACCAACGAACTGGCCGGAAAGACCCTGAGTTTCCAAATCCGGGCCTATAACGGCGCGACGGCTCTGGAGAAATTCTCGAAGCCAACCGCGATTGTCTCCGCGACGGCGCTCAAATCCAAAACAACCGGGGCTCCCACGAATCTCGTGGTGAAATCCATCGAAGACGGCAGCGTCCATCTCGGTTGGAAAGACAACTCCACCGCCGAGGCGGGATATGTGATCGAATACAAGGAGACATCCGCAAAAAAATGGACGGCCATGTCGGCCGATCCCGGAATACAATTCAACGTGCCTGTTCCGAAGCTGGAACCGACGAAAAAATATTCGTTCCGGGTCAGGGGTGCTGTAGGCAATCCATTGAAATACACCGCTTATACCAACCAGGTCTCCGCCACGACCGTGGCGTTCCAAGCTCCCACCGGTCTGGTTGTCCAACCGGTCGCGGAAGGGGAGTTCTCCTTCAAATGGAAGGATAACACGACCGCGGAAGCGGGCTACGAACTTCAATACAAAGGACCTGACGATACGAAGTTCACTCCCCTCGATCCGTATTCCTCGGATACGACTTCCATTCCCAGCGTCCCGGGTGCCACCCCCAATGGGACCTACCAGTTCCAGCTCAGGGCGTTCCGCTTTGTCGGATCGACCAAGACCTACACGGGTTTCACTCCGGTCGTCTCGGCCAAGGCCAATCCGCTCATTGCCCCGACCGATCTGGTATCGAGCCTGCCTACGGACACTTCTGTCACCCTTACGTGGAAGAGTGCCTCCAAGGTGGCCACAGGGTATCAGATCCAATACCGTGAAGTGGGCGCGACCGACTTCAAAAGCGTCAGCACCGGGAAGGTTCTCACCTACAAGGTCGACAAGCTGGTCTCTGGAAAAACGTATGAATTCAAGGTCCGCAGCAACGTCGGTGAGGAATACTCCACGTTCACGGGAACGGCCCAGGGACTCACCAAGCACGGTTTCATCAGCGAATTGAATCCCCCGATCCTGACGGGAAACCAGTTTCTCTACTCGATCCAGACATCGTTCCCCACCGGAATCACCAATATGACCGTAACGGGACTGCCCGCCGGTCTGGTTTACAATTCCACGAGCCGGACGATCTCGGGGAAACTCACCACCGCGGGAACTTATACCGTCACTCTGAAGGTGACCTTCAGCGACGGCACGGTATCGACGCGGAGCCTGGTCCTGACTTCGGTGGGGACGAAACCGATCATCCTGCCACCCCACATCACTGTCGTCAGCGTTCCCCTCACGAAGCCACAAACCGTTCCGCTGACGGGCAGATTCGCGGATCTGGACACGCATGAAGCGGTTCGGGTGACGACAACGAAAGGAGTCTTCGATGTGATCCTTTATCCGGACTCCACACCGAAGACCGTTGAAAACTTCTTCAAATACGTTGATGCCAAGAGCTACGAAAACAGCTTCATCCATCGGTCACCGGCAAACTTCGTCGTCCAGGGTGGAGGATATACCCACACCACCGCCGATGGTTTCAAGAGCATTCCCACCTTCGGCACCGTGGTGAACGAGCCAGGGCTCTCGAACGTCCGCGGCACCATCGCAATGGCGAAAGTCGGAGGACAGCCCAACAGCGCGACCTCGCAATTCTTCGTGAATGTCGTGGATTCCCTTGGTCTTGACAGCGACAACGGCGGTTTCACGGTTTTCGGCCGGGTCCCTTCAAGCGGGATGACGGTGGTGGACAACATCAACGACCTGCCCACCGCGGATTATAACATCACGGTCGGAGCGAACGTGGTTCCGTTAACAGACCTGCCGGTGGATGCTCCCACCGCACCGGCCGTCCTTGATCCAGCCCAACTGGTGAAGATCACATCGGTGGTGGATGCTCCGATTCTCACCTACAGCGTTCTTCCGCAGGATTCCTCCATCGCCACGGCTGTCCTTGATGGCACGAATGTGGTCATCACCGCTGTTTCCAAGGGAAGCACGACCATTCAGGTGACCGCCACCGATCTCGACGGCCTGTCGGTCTCCCAATATATCCCGGTCACGGTGCCGTAA
- the smc gene encoding chromosome segregation protein SMC — protein MYLKTLEIHGFKSFADKTVFEFAKGVTGIVGPNGCGKSNVVDAIRWVLGETSAKALRGGEMADVIFNGTEKRKPLGMAEVTLTMGDCEEALKVDYNEVSLTRRVFRDGRSEYRINGTLCRLKDIHDLLMDTGIGRTAYSIMAQGQIDQILSSKPEERRAVFEEAAGITKFKREKKEALRKLEFTEANLLRVSDVLAEQERRMNSLRRQVAKARRYQALAADTRVLDTHLSHRKFVELTAQRDELVVSIRGLEVRDTELEMQLPAKEEAVTEARTAARIFEGELAELRQRLNEHRNALNSASGRINFNEERKAELESRIRQNHEDIAETREKLAKQEFEFIAANESLDQLSRIIAEKEIQLSEQETRTRGTRDERERIEASLRETRGEANRTQQVIATLQAKIESALAQLEGNRERARQLADEEQRQTLAIEESRSEQSRISNEVQDTASMLDELTEAFQAAERTYQHTRGDLDAARAAAVESNKVLAQRSARFDAVRQLVESGEGFEKGTQNVLKGLGQPDTFKPGIHGVLASFIEVENTCARAVESALGNHLQAVLVQDQATAEAIIGRLTEKQLGVAAVIPETFVGQSTGTQMEALPEGATAWALDRVKSDKRISKVIETLLEKVLIVPNQATALRLRAAHPGVTFVTLAGVILTGAGMLRGGAGTEGSTSVLELQNEARTLAAEVEALAAADEAARNRVTQLESSLEQLREEVEVSRERLQRQKVDLSTLQGQLSLATREVENLETKLENVRWERGELENRERTAAEGREHMESELASSRDRLEALENESRRLQSESDSIVRREQDIIEELNQLRTELAVERRAKQSAEEQQKPMEARLSELRDVAIRRETEIESFDQRIEAAQAENARLLEECESHRAEVEDLQVEINSRSEGRTALLEAIETAETVLAAIRRDHSRVNEQKGREEVACTKLDLRIESLATTIQERHQVDLTTFEPDAHALLASIASQKSMQGRGGRQSIVAGDESEEHDDEMPTVVIDGTSEDAVEIPGEMTGEPDWDFVESIVADIKRRLDAMGPVNLDAIEEFEELEERYNFLKGQHDDLVNSKTELLEVIDRINTETQRLFAETFAQVKINFREMFKELFGEKGEADLTLLDESDPLESGIEVTAKPPGKKLQSITLLSGGERSMTAVALLFSIYMIKPSPFCVLDELDAPLDESNINRFVKVLDRFIDNSQFIIVTHSKRTMARADVMYGVTMEEFGVSKPVGMRLTADDGKGNKTEAKSAAQKAALRLDA, from the coding sequence ATGTATCTGAAAACTCTCGAAATCCACGGCTTCAAGTCGTTCGCGGACAAAACCGTGTTCGAATTCGCCAAAGGGGTGACCGGCATCGTCGGTCCGAATGGTTGCGGCAAGTCCAATGTCGTCGACGCGATCCGCTGGGTGCTGGGCGAAACCTCGGCGAAAGCCCTGCGCGGCGGAGAAATGGCGGATGTCATTTTCAACGGGACGGAAAAGCGCAAACCGCTCGGCATGGCCGAGGTCACCCTGACGATGGGAGATTGCGAGGAAGCCCTGAAAGTGGATTATAACGAAGTTTCGCTGACCCGCCGTGTTTTCCGCGATGGTCGGTCGGAATACCGGATCAATGGCACTCTCTGCCGTTTGAAGGACATCCACGACCTGCTGATGGACACCGGGATCGGCCGCACCGCCTACTCGATCATGGCGCAGGGGCAGATCGACCAGATTCTTTCGTCCAAGCCGGAAGAACGCCGTGCGGTGTTCGAGGAAGCCGCCGGAATCACCAAATTCAAGCGCGAGAAAAAGGAAGCGCTGCGGAAACTCGAGTTCACCGAAGCGAACCTGCTACGGGTTTCCGATGTTCTTGCGGAACAGGAACGCCGGATGAATTCACTCCGCCGCCAGGTGGCCAAAGCACGCCGTTATCAGGCGCTCGCAGCCGATACCCGCGTGCTCGACACCCACCTGAGCCACAGGAAATTTGTGGAACTCACCGCCCAGCGCGACGAGCTGGTGGTCTCCATCCGTGGCCTGGAAGTCCGCGATACCGAGCTGGAAATGCAGCTTCCCGCCAAGGAGGAAGCGGTGACCGAGGCCCGGACCGCCGCCCGCATTTTCGAGGGCGAGCTCGCAGAACTCCGCCAGCGCCTCAACGAGCACCGCAACGCGCTGAATTCCGCATCCGGACGCATCAATTTCAATGAGGAGCGCAAGGCGGAGCTGGAATCCCGCATCCGCCAGAATCACGAGGACATCGCTGAAACACGGGAGAAACTTGCCAAGCAGGAGTTCGAATTCATCGCTGCGAACGAATCGCTGGACCAGTTGAGCCGCATCATCGCTGAAAAAGAGATCCAGCTTTCCGAACAGGAAACCCGGACGAGGGGCACCCGCGACGAACGTGAACGCATCGAGGCCTCCCTCCGTGAAACCCGTGGCGAGGCCAACCGCACGCAGCAGGTCATCGCCACCCTGCAGGCCAAGATCGAAAGCGCGCTCGCCCAGTTGGAAGGCAACCGCGAACGCGCCCGCCAGCTTGCCGACGAAGAGCAACGCCAGACGCTGGCCATCGAGGAATCCCGCTCCGAGCAATCCCGGATTTCCAACGAAGTCCAGGACACCGCCTCGATGCTGGACGAGCTGACGGAAGCATTCCAAGCCGCCGAGCGCACCTACCAGCACACCCGTGGTGATCTGGACGCAGCCCGCGCCGCCGCGGTCGAATCCAACAAGGTCCTGGCCCAGCGATCCGCCCGCTTCGACGCGGTGCGCCAGCTTGTCGAAAGCGGCGAAGGATTCGAGAAAGGCACCCAGAACGTGCTCAAGGGTCTCGGCCAGCCGGACACGTTCAAGCCCGGCATCCACGGCGTGCTTGCCTCATTCATCGAGGTGGAGAACACCTGCGCCCGTGCTGTGGAATCCGCCCTTGGAAACCACCTCCAGGCCGTGCTCGTCCAGGATCAGGCGACGGCGGAGGCGATCATCGGCCGCCTGACGGAAAAGCAGCTCGGCGTCGCCGCCGTCATTCCGGAAACCTTCGTCGGTCAATCCACCGGCACGCAGATGGAGGCTCTCCCGGAAGGTGCGACCGCATGGGCGCTCGATCGGGTGAAGTCCGACAAGCGGATCTCCAAGGTCATCGAGACGTTGCTCGAAAAGGTCCTCATCGTTCCGAACCAAGCCACCGCCCTGCGTCTCCGCGCGGCCCATCCCGGCGTCACCTTCGTGACACTCGCAGGCGTCATCCTCACCGGTGCGGGCATGCTCCGTGGAGGTGCCGGCACGGAGGGCAGCACCTCCGTTCTCGAACTCCAGAACGAAGCCCGCACGCTGGCCGCCGAGGTGGAGGCGCTGGCCGCGGCGGATGAGGCCGCGAGAAACCGCGTGACGCAACTGGAGTCCAGCCTTGAGCAGCTTCGTGAGGAGGTCGAGGTTTCGCGCGAGCGTCTCCAACGCCAGAAGGTCGATCTCTCCACCCTGCAGGGCCAGCTCAGCCTCGCCACCCGCGAGGTGGAAAACCTCGAAACCAAACTGGAGAACGTCCGATGGGAACGGGGCGAGCTTGAGAACCGCGAACGTACCGCCGCCGAAGGACGGGAGCACATGGAGAGCGAGCTCGCATCCTCCAGAGACCGGCTGGAAGCGCTCGAAAACGAGTCGCGCCGCCTGCAGTCCGAGTCGGATTCCATTGTCCGCCGCGAGCAGGACATCATCGAGGAACTCAACCAACTGCGGACCGAGCTCGCCGTCGAGCGCCGTGCCAAACAGTCCGCCGAAGAACAGCAGAAGCCGATGGAGGCCCGGCTGTCGGAACTCCGCGACGTCGCCATCCGCCGCGAAACGGAGATCGAATCCTTCGACCAACGCATCGAGGCGGCCCAGGCCGAGAACGCCCGGCTTTTGGAAGAATGCGAATCCCACCGCGCCGAAGTCGAGGATCTTCAAGTGGAGATCAACTCCCGCTCGGAAGGCCGCACCGCCCTGCTGGAAGCGATCGAAACCGCCGAGACCGTGCTTGCCGCGATCCGCCGCGACCACTCGCGCGTGAATGAACAGAAGGGGCGCGAGGAAGTCGCCTGCACCAAGCTGGACCTCCGTATCGAGAGCCTCGCGACGACGATTCAAGAACGCCATCAGGTCGATCTCACGACCTTCGAACCGGACGCCCACGCGCTTCTCGCCAGCATCGCTTCCCAGAAATCCATGCAAGGTCGTGGAGGCCGCCAGTCGATCGTCGCCGGCGACGAATCCGAGGAACACGACGATGAGATGCCCACCGTCGTCATCGACGGCACCAGCGAGGATGCGGTGGAGATCCCTGGCGAAATGACCGGCGAGCCGGACTGGGATTTCGTCGAGTCCATCGTGGCCGACATCAAGCGCCGCCTGGACGCGATGGGCCCGGTCAACCTCGACGCCATCGAGGAATTCGAGGAACTTGAGGAACGCTACAATTTCCTCAAGGGCCAGCACGACGACCTCGTCAATTCCAAGACCGAGTTGCTTGAGGTCATCGACCGCATCAACACGGAAACCCAGCGTCTGTTCGCCGAGACCTTCGCCCAGGTCAAAATCAACTTCCGTGAGATGTTCAAGGAGCTCTTCGGCGAGAAGGGAGAGGCGGACCTCACGCTGCTGGATGAAAGCGATCCGCTGGAATCCGGCATCGAAGTCACCGCGAAGCCGCCCGGCAAGAAGCTCCAGTCCATCACACTGCTCTCCGGTGGCGAACGCTCGATGACCGCGGTCGCCCTGCTGTTCTCGATCTACATGATCAAGCCCAGCCCGTTCTGCGTGCTCGACGAGCTCGACGCGCCGCTCGACGAATCGAACATCAACCGCTTCGTCAAGGTGCTGGATCGTTTCATCGACAACTCGCAGTTCATCATCGTCACCCACTCGAAGCGGACGATGGCCCGCGCGGACGTGATGTATGGCGTGACCATGGAGGAATTCGGGGTTTCCAAGCCGGTCGGCATGCGTCTCACCGCGGACGACGGCAAGGGCAACAAGACCGAGGCGAAAAGCGCCGCGCAGAAAGCCGCCCTCAGGCTGGACGCGTGA